The Lactuca sativa cultivar Salinas chromosome 2, Lsat_Salinas_v11, whole genome shotgun sequence genome includes a window with the following:
- the LOC111882535 gene encoding putative ribosomal large subunit pseudouridine synthase SVR1, chloroplastic has product MAVAAVTTALSTFHISKPYSIACNHLRYHTLFTYSLSSRSSEFITTSVSSLTDKKLVGQWRGDPCSVRILHVMADASAVNSPAEKKLRSSRGLRSTRELTSEPRYSKAARRFYNENFKETSSQRLSKVLAAAGVASRRSCEELIFEGRVTVNGSVCNTPQTRVDPKKDMIYVNGNRLPKKLPPKVYLALNKPKGYICSSGETQTKSVISLFSDYMKSWDKRNPGQPKPRLFTVGRLDVATTGLIIVTNDGEFAQKISHPSSGLSKEYIATIDGAVNKRHLLAISEGTMVDGVKCIPDAVELLPQQPDKSRPRIRIVVHEGRNHEVRELVKSAGLQIYSLKRMRIGAFRLPPDLLFGKHMELKPAHLKALGWEDK; this is encoded by the exons ATGGCGGTAGCCGCCGTAACAACAGCACTCTCCACCTTCCACATCTCGAAACCCTACTCTATTGCCTGCAACCACCTTCGCTATCATACATTGTTTACATACTCTCTCTCCTCTCGCTCCTCCGAATTCATCACCACCTCCGTGTCATCATTAACTGATAAAAAACTCGTTGGTCAATGGAGAGGAGATCCTTGTTCGGTACGAATCCTCCATGTCATGGCGGACGCATCCGCCGTTAATTCACCGGCGGAGAAGAAATTGAGGTCTAGCAGAGGATTGAGGTCGACCAGAGAATTGACGTCGGAGCCGAGGTATTCCAAAGCTGCGAGGAGGTTTTACAACGAGAATTTCAAGGAGACCTCATCGCAGAGGCTCAGTAAAGTCCTCGCTGCTGCCGGAG TTGCATCTAGAAGGAGCTGTGAGGAGCTAATCTTCGAGGGTCGTGTGACTGTTAATGGCTCTGTATGCAATACTCCCCAG ACTAGAGTTGATCCTAAGAAGGATATGATATATGTAAATGGTAATCGCCTTCCTAAGAAACTGCCTCCAAAGGTCTATCTTGCTCTCAACAAGCCAAAAGG ATACATTTGTTCATCAGGAGAAACCCAAACTAAATCGGTCATATCTTTGTTTAGCGATTATATGAAGAGTTGG gATAAAAGAAATCCAGGGCAACCGAAACCCCGATTGTTTACTGTAGGAAGGCTTGATGTTGCCACAACTGGTTTGATTATTGTGACAAATGATG GGGAGTTTGCACAGAAAATTTCTCATCCTTCATCTGGTTTATCCAAAGA GTACATTGCAACAATAGATGGAGCAGTGAACAAACGACATTTGTTAGCAATTAGTGAGGGAACAATGGTTGATGGTGTCAAATGTATCCCAGATGCTGTGGAATTGCTACCACAACAGCCTGATAAATCAAGACCCCGCATTCGTATCGTG GTTCATGAGGGGAGAAATCATGAAGTTCGAGAACTTGTGAAAAGTGCTGGACTTCAG ATTTATTCACTGAAGCGGATGCGAATTGGTGCTTTCAGGCTTCCCCCAGATCTTTT GTTTGGAAAACACATGGAACTAAAACCAGCTCATTTAAAGGCATTGGGGTGGGAGGACAAGTAA